A DNA window from Brassica napus cultivar Da-Ae chromosome C1, Da-Ae, whole genome shotgun sequence contains the following coding sequences:
- the BNAC01G41760D gene encoding uncharacterized protein BNAC01G41760D, with protein MAAPFFSTPFQPYVYQSQEDTVTPFQILGGEAQVVQIMLKPQEKVIAKPGSMCYMSGSIGMENTYTPEQEVGVVQWVLGKSVNSVLLRNTGQTDGFVGIAAPSLARILPMDLAMFGGDILCQPDAFLCSVHDVKVVNSVYQRHRARNIAAAGAEVFLRQRLSGQGLAFITAGGSVVQKNLEVGEVLTIDVSCIAALTPPINFRINYHAAPVRRAVFGGDNVVTATLTGPGIVFIQSLPFHRLSQRIARSVTSPNMRENPRFLVQIGLFLFLAYVVIASSLILTEM; from the exons ATGGCAGCTCCGTTTTTCTCTACTCCCTTTCAGCCTTATGTCTATCAG AGTCAAGAAGATACAGTTACACCTTTCCAAATTCTGGGTGGTGAAGCACAGGTTGTTCAG ATTATGTTAAAACCACAGGAGAAGGTCATTGCTAAGCCTG GTTCAATGTGCTACATGTCTGGCTCCATTGGGATGGAGAATACTTATACCCCTGAACAAGAAGTTGGTGTTGTACAGTGGGTTTTAGGCAAGAGTGTTAACAGTGTGCTTCTTCGCAACACCGGCCAAACCGATGGTTTTGTCGGTATCGCTGCACCTTCTTTGGCAAGGATTCTTCCA ATGGATCTGGCAATGTTTGGTGGGGACATCCTTTGCCAG CCAGATGCATTTCTCTGTTCCGTCCATGATGTGAAAGTGGTAAACTCTGTTTACCAGAGACATAGAGCTAGAAACATTGCTGCGGCTGGCGCTGAG GTGTTTCTGAGACAAAGGCTATCTGGCCAGGGTCTTGCTTTTATTACTGCCGGTGGCTCTG TTGTACAGAAAAACCTGGAGGTGGGAGAAGTTCTCACCATTGACGTTTCTTGCATTGCCGCTCTCACTCCCCCCATCAATTTCAGAATCAACTACCATGCTGCACCTGTAAGACGGGCAGTGTTCGGG gGTGATAACGTAGTAACAGCGACGCTGACGGGACCAGGCATTGTGTTCATCCAAAGCTTACCGTTCCATCGACTCTCCCAGCGAATCGCAAG gtCGGTGACTTCCCCAAACATGAGGGAAAATCCACGATTTTTAGTTCAAATAGGATTATTCTTGTTCCTTGCGTACGTTGTAATTGCATCTTCTTTGATCCTTACCGAAATGTGA
- the LOC106376179 gene encoding O-fucosyltransferase 30-like, whose amino-acid sequence MMASQKSQAKKRMNSFFSPSRPGPKPWPNRKKQTNKSAICLCSVSLLAVLFLSVFFITYSEIPKSIFSISSAFSGSVEFPQCRSETLSRTLLGQRFLLYAPHSGFSNQLSEFKNAVLMAMILNRTLVVPPVLDHHAVALGSCPKFRVLSPSEVRVSVWNHSVELLRSGRYVSMGDVVDISSLVSSSAVRVIDFRYFASLLCGVDLETLCSGELAEQSQAYESLRQCGYLLSGVRGNVDGCLYGVDDDCRTTVWTYRNGGSDGRLDSFQADEKLKKKKKITYVRRRRDVYKALGRGSEAESAAILAFGSLFTAPYKGSELYIDIHKSSGVPEVKSLIEKVEFLPFVREVMSAGKRFATGTIKAPFLCAQLRLLDGQFKNHQESTFTGLNQKLESLSLKNPGPFHVFVMTDLPESNWTGTYLGDLARNSTNFKLHFLREEDEVIVRTEKELASAAHGQKFGSIPMSLDSIKKMQKHCSPRKVSNVQLYVEEAVCSCASLGFVGTAGSTIADSVEMMRKFNACSS is encoded by the coding sequence ATGATGGCGTCTCAGAAATCTCaagcaaaaaaaagaatgaacaGCTTCTTCAGTCCCAGTAGACCAGGCCCGAAGCCATGGCCGAACAGGAAGAAGCAAACCAACAAATCCGCCATCTGTCTCTGCTCCGTCTCTCTACTCGCTGTCCTCTTCCTATCCGTATTCTTCATCACCTACTCCGAGATACCCAAATCCATCTTCTCGATCTCCTCCGCCTTCTCCGGATCCGTCGAATTCCCTCAATGCAGATCCGAGACACTATCACGAACACTCCTAGGGCAGAGGTTTCTCCTGTACGCTCCCCACAGCGGATTCAGCAACCAGCTGTCGGAATTCAAGAACGCTGTCCTGATGGCGATGATTCTGAATCGGACGCTGGTTGTTCCTCCGGTTCTTGATCACCACGCTGTCGCGCTTGGTAGCTGtccgaaatttagggttttgagtCCTAGCGAGGTGCGTGTCTCGGTCTGGAACCATTCCGTTGAGCTGCTTAGGTCTGGAAGGTACGTTTCGATGGGTGATGTTGTAGACATTTCGTCTCTCGTATCATCTTCGGCTGTTCGAGTTATCGACTTCAGGTACTTCGCGTCGCTTCTCTGTGGTGTTGACTTGGAGACTCTGTGTTCTGGTGAGTTAGCTGAACAGTCTCAGGCTTATGAATCGCTGAGACAGTGTGGGTATTTGTTATCTGGTGTTCGCGGTAATGTAGATGGATGTTTGTATGGTGTTGATGATGATTGTAGAACCACGGTTTGGACGTATAGAAACGGAGGTTCTGATGGGAGGTTGGACTCGTTCCAGGCGGATGAGAAgcttaagaagaagaagaagattacttACGTGAGGAGGCGGCGAGATGTGTATAAGGCTCTTGGACGTGGTTCAGAAGCTGAGTCTGCGGCTATTCTTGCGTTTGGGAGTCTCTTCACGGCTCCGTACAAAGGGTCTGAACTGTATATTGATATACACAAGTCTTCTGGCGTTCCGGAGGTGAAGTCTTTGATTGAGAAGGTTGAGTTCCTTCCTTTTGTTCGAGAGGTAATGAGCGCAGGGAAGAGGTTTGCCACGGGAACGATTAAGGCGCCGTTTCTCTGCGCGCAGCTTAGGTTGCTGGATGGGCAGTTCAAGAATCACCAGGAGAGTACGTTTACGGGTTTGAACCAGAAGTTGGAGTCTTTGAGTTTGAAGAATCCTGGTCCGTTTCATGTGTTTGTGATGACGGATCTTCCTGAAAGCAACTGGACTGGAACTTACTTGGGTGATTTGGCTAGGAACTCTACGAATTTCAAGCTCCATTTTCtaagggaagaagatgaagtaATAGTGAGAACAGAAAAGGAGCTTGCTTCCGCTGCTCACGGACAGAAATTTGGGTCGATTCCGATGAGTCTGGACAGTATAAAGAAGATGCAGAAGCATTGTTCTCCTCGTAAAGTATCAAATGTACAACTATACGTAGAGGAAGCTGTTTGTAGCTGTGCTTCACTGGGGTTCGTTGGGACTGCAGGGTCCACTATAGCTGATAGTGTAGAAATGATGAGGAAGTTCAATGCTTGTAGTAGTTGA
- the LOC106373227 gene encoding uncharacterized protein LOC106373227, translated as MAAFWEKMGVDLDIGPSIEQITEAFYRCDEWSRDDRKRLGYLAIYAGYIEGKKFSTATPASLARLVWAYYAMPELGTNYGSPVPDRLSPLLLAYKGGQGRRRCFKSAINRQINVNNFVQKDLDEMFPEWDGDVENPAADNIIKVMFNDPGWKWTMDCWQVTGTHKVVKIEVSPVKTKVSPVKSESVVKEESSRPRKKARKGSFVSAEAPAAGSDGFGMKKEQIERAFKDISDAMSDGFGTCLREIKLLGDRMGAVEKKVGITKKGSSSDDLQLTKPMHEPGISTKTSPKIAEKRVTRQSSESVNGAKAGQKEAKEPSVTTEPSSSTELCLVKPADDLPSDEPSVLILDKQVPTASDLLLEEARRQTKKETAMVNLREKSERERKLAPTQQTPFKGNSTTKQIIPNKKVGRGYDPFAPYDKKKSKELTEWLEEDP; from the exons ATGGCTGCATTCTGGGAGAAGATGGGTGTTGATCTTGATATTGGGCCAAGTATTGAACAGATAACAGAAGCATTTTACAGATGCGACGAgtggtctcgggatgatcgcaagcggctGGGATACCTTGCCATCTACGCAGGATACATTGAAGGGAAAAAGTTCTCAACCGCTACACCGGCTAGTcttgcaaggcta GTGTGGGCGTACTATGCTATGCCAGAATTGGGTACTAATTATGGGTCTCCCGTACCAGACAGACTGTCTCCACTGTTGCTGGCTTACAAGGGTGGCCAAGGACGACGCAGATGTTTTAAGTCGGCTATCAACAGACAG ATTAACGTGAACAACTTTGTTCAGAAGGACCTTGATGAAATGTTTCCAGAATGGGACGGAGACGTAGAGAATCCTGCCGCGGATAACATAATTAAAGTCATGTTTAATGATCCTGgatggaagtggaccatggactGTTGGCAAGTCACCGGTACTCACAAGGTTGTGAAGATAGAAGTGAGTCCAGTGAAGACGAAAGTGAGTCCAGTGAAGTCAGAGAGTGTTGTGAAGGAAGAAAGTAGCAGACCtaggaagaaagctcgtaaagggTCTTTTGTTTCTGCTGAGGCACCTGCAGCGGGTAGTGATGGCTTTGGGATGAAGAAAGAGCAGATTGAAAGGGCCTTCAAGGACATATCTGATGCCATGAGTGATGGCTTTGGGACGTGCCTTAGGGAGATCAAGTTGCTGGGGGATAGGATGggagctgtggagaagaaggtgggaATCACCAAAAAAGGGAGTTCATCTGATGATCTTCAACTTACAAAACCTATGCACGAACCCGGGATTAGTACCAAAACCTCTCCCAAAATTGCAGAGAAGAGAGTCACTAGGCAAAGT agtgaaagtgtgAATGGGGCGAAAGCAGGACAGAAAGAAGCCAAAGAACCGAGTGTTACTACAGAACCGAGTTCCTCGACAGAGCTCTGTCTTGTGAAACCTGCAGACGACTTACCGAGTGATGAACCTAGCGTTCTTATATTGGACAAACAAGTACCCACTGCTTCAGATTTACTCTTGGAGGAAGCTAGAAGGCAGACAAAGAAGGAGACTGCTATGGTGAATCTCCGTGAAAAAAGTGAGCGAGAAAGGAAACTTGCTCCCACACAGCAAACTCCTTTTAAGGGAAACAGCACTACCAAACagatcattccaaacaaaaagGTTGGCCGAGGCTATGATCCTTTTGCACCCTATGACAAGAAGAAGTCGAAGGAGCTCACTGAATGGCTGGAAGAAGATCCGTAA